In one Mycobacteroides chelonae genomic region, the following are encoded:
- a CDS encoding acyl-CoA dehydrogenase family protein — protein MDFNLTDEQQLLKNSVSDFLSNRYALDTSRRAARSDVGWQPQVWKSFAEELGILAAPLPEERGGLGGGAEEVLVIAEVLGQHLVVEPFIGTVVLGGGLLRRSSTDLAAELVGGIASGDVVTGFAALEPTSGQAFHSVRTTARRDGQHWLLDGEKIVVSDAPIATHLIITARTSGDAADTAGLTLFAIPFDPADPPSGMDVHHYRTIDDHHASDLVISGLRVPDSARISEVDEAWPLIDAALDEATAATVAEAVGMLRKVLSDTVEYTKQRQQFGVAISNFQALQHRMVNMHIEVEQAVAASYLASLNLDGARRTRAVSAAKATIARAARLVGQEAVQLHGGMGMTEELAIGHYFKRLTVIESEFGNRDFHTTRYQHARG, from the coding sequence ATGGATTTCAATCTGACCGACGAACAGCAACTCCTCAAGAACTCTGTCTCGGACTTCCTGTCCAACCGCTATGCCCTGGACACCAGCCGACGTGCGGCGCGCTCGGATGTCGGCTGGCAGCCGCAGGTGTGGAAGTCCTTTGCCGAGGAACTCGGCATCCTCGCCGCGCCACTGCCTGAGGAGCGCGGTGGTTTGGGTGGCGGCGCGGAGGAAGTTCTTGTCATCGCCGAGGTGCTCGGGCAGCATCTGGTGGTCGAGCCATTCATCGGCACCGTGGTTCTTGGTGGCGGGCTGCTGCGGCGCTCGAGCACTGACCTTGCCGCAGAACTCGTTGGCGGAATCGCGTCCGGCGATGTTGTCACCGGATTTGCGGCCCTGGAACCAACTTCCGGCCAGGCATTCCATTCCGTGCGGACCACCGCGCGCCGTGATGGACAGCACTGGTTGCTCGACGGGGAAAAGATCGTGGTCAGTGACGCACCGATCGCGACCCATCTGATCATCACCGCGCGGACCTCCGGTGATGCGGCCGACACCGCGGGTCTCACACTATTCGCGATACCGTTCGATCCCGCCGATCCGCCATCGGGGATGGACGTACACCACTACCGGACGATCGATGACCATCACGCCAGCGATCTGGTGATATCCGGCCTGCGCGTGCCGGATTCGGCGCGCATCTCGGAGGTGGACGAGGCGTGGCCGCTGATCGATGCCGCACTCGACGAGGCCACAGCCGCCACCGTGGCCGAGGCGGTGGGGATGCTGCGCAAGGTCCTTTCCGACACCGTCGAATACACCAAGCAGCGTCAGCAGTTTGGTGTGGCGATCTCTAATTTCCAAGCGCTGCAGCACCGCATGGTGAATATGCATATCGAGGTCGAGCAGGCGGTCGCGGCCTCGTACCTGGCCTCGCTCAATCTCGACGGCGCACGCCGTACCCGGGCGGTGTCGGCCGCCAAGGCGACCATCGCGCGTGCGGCCAGGCTGGTGGGGCAGGAGGCGGTTCAGCTGCATGGCGGCATGGGTATGACCGAGGAGCTCGCCATCGGACATTACTTCAAGCGTCTTACCGTGATTGAGTCGGAATTCGGCAACCGGGATTTCCACACGACGCGGTATCAGCACGCGCGCGGCTAA
- a CDS encoding DUF1345 domain-containing protein, translated as MTGTRRFWIALVVGLAAGILTWTLLQRWQVALLAVVIVAAAISVGWALIVLWPMDPEQTRARASSEDMDDELGDVAMLLILVASLSAIGILLISANDEDKGIYAGLCIGAILTVWAMLHTIYAARYARIYYQDAPGGIDFNSTVPPRYVDFYYFSFNLGMTYQVSDTAVTESHIRDVVLKHCLFSYVYGTVIIACTINLVINLVG; from the coding sequence ATGACCGGCACCAGACGATTCTGGATCGCACTCGTGGTGGGGTTGGCAGCCGGCATCCTGACGTGGACGCTGCTGCAGCGTTGGCAAGTTGCCCTGCTCGCGGTGGTGATCGTCGCCGCGGCCATCAGTGTCGGGTGGGCGCTGATCGTCTTGTGGCCCATGGATCCAGAGCAGACGCGTGCGCGTGCGAGCAGTGAGGACATGGACGACGAGCTCGGCGATGTGGCGATGCTGCTGATACTGGTGGCCAGCCTGTCGGCAATCGGAATACTTCTGATCTCTGCCAATGACGAGGACAAGGGCATCTACGCGGGCCTGTGCATAGGAGCGATACTGACCGTGTGGGCGATGCTGCACACGATCTACGCCGCCCGCTATGCGCGGATCTATTACCAGGACGCCCCCGGTGGAATCGACTTCAATTCCACCGTGCCGCCACGCTACGTCGACTTCTACTACTTCTCCTTCAATCTCGGCATGACATATCAGGTCTCTGACACCGCCGTCACCGAGTCGCACATCCGCGACGTGGTCTTGAAACACTGTCTTTTCAGCTACGTCTACGGCACCGTAATCATCGCGTGCACGATCAATCTGGTGATCAATCTCGTCGGATAG